The proteins below are encoded in one region of Verrucomicrobiales bacterium:
- a CDS encoding formylglycine-generating enzyme family protein translates to MNRQTTLTLHLVFLVVMAVLRPVQAQQRSAVTPPNGMTLVPAGRYTPLFRAEKDPKDVPVPGFWLDVLPVTNGDYLEFVRAHPKWRRSQAKRIFADAEYLRRWAGDLDPGTNAPVNAPVTHVSWFAAKAYCAWKGKRLPTTAEWEYAAAASPNCPDGEKDPEFVRQIRHWYSTPSPESLPPVGRGRTNVFGVHDLHGLTWEWVADFNTAMVTGDARGDTGLDRQLFCGSGSEGAKDTSNFPAFMRYGFRSSLKAGYTVHNLGFRGARSLHADDK, encoded by the coding sequence ATGAATCGCCAGACCACGCTCACGTTGCACCTCGTGTTCCTCGTCGTGATGGCGGTCTTGCGGCCAGTTCAGGCACAGCAGCGGTCGGCCGTCACTCCACCTAATGGCATGACACTGGTGCCGGCCGGCCGTTACACGCCACTGTTTCGCGCAGAGAAGGATCCGAAGGATGTCCCCGTCCCTGGATTCTGGCTGGATGTGCTGCCGGTCACAAACGGAGATTATCTCGAGTTCGTTCGCGCGCATCCGAAGTGGCGTCGCTCGCAGGCGAAGCGGATCTTCGCGGACGCGGAATACCTGAGGCGCTGGGCCGGAGATCTCGATCCCGGCACCAACGCTCCGGTCAATGCACCCGTCACGCACGTCTCGTGGTTCGCTGCCAAAGCCTACTGCGCCTGGAAAGGAAAGCGCCTGCCGACGACCGCTGAATGGGAATACGCAGCCGCTGCCAGCCCGAACTGCCCCGATGGTGAGAAAGATCCTGAGTTCGTGCGCCAGATACGCCACTGGTATTCGACGCCGTCGCCGGAATCACTCCCACCTGTCGGGCGTGGTCGCACGAATGTCTTTGGCGTTCATGATCTCCACGGGCTCACCTGGGAATGGGTGGCAGACTTCAACACCGCCATGGTCACCGGCGACGCGCGTGGCGACACGGGCCTCGACCGCCAGCTCTTCTGTGGCAGCGGGTCAGAAGGTGCCAAGGACACCTCCAATTTTCCTGCCTTCATGCGCTACGGCTTTCGCAGCAGTCTCAAGGCGGGCTATACCGTTCACAACCTCGGCTTCCGCGGCGCGCGAAGCCTCCACGCAGACGACAAATGA